Proteins from a genomic interval of Solea solea chromosome 10, fSolSol10.1, whole genome shotgun sequence:
- the LOC131466853 gene encoding claudin domain-containing protein 1-like, translating into MVDNRYATALVIGSVLSLLATVYLSVGVGTQHWYRYNSPQVNHDSSNVSELREDFINGDFEEKIYSETMYRLNGTLGLWWRCIQVPSRSQSHWFREPDPTLETQCVSFTLPQQFSLKLKYDGNHSSEDLLRTYLWRSQFLLPLVSLALVFLSGLVGVCACLCRSFTPTFGVGVLHLLAGLCSLGTVSCFLAGMDLLHQYSKPPGGVEGSLGWSLYLALISFPLQMMAAALFLWAAKSHRKNYTRIIAYRVA; encoded by the exons ATGGTCGATAATCGGTATGCCACAGCTCTGGTCATCGGCTCGGTGCTGAGCCTGCTGGCCACAGTGTACCTGTCTGTGGGCGTGGGGACTCAGCACTGGTACCGGTACAACAGTCCACAAGTCAATCACGACAGCAGCAACGTCTCCGAGCTACGAGAAGACTTCATCAATGGAGATTTTGAAGAGAAGATCTACAGCGAGACCATGTACCGGCTCAACGGCACTCTGGGGCTGTGGTGGAGGTGCATTCAGGTTCCCAGCCGCAGCCAGTCACACTGGTTTAGAGAGCCAG ATCCCACGCTGGAGACCCAGTGTGTGAGCTTCACTCTTCCTCAGCAATTTTCTCTAAAGTTGAAGTACGATGGAAACCACAGCAGTGAAGATCTACTGAGAACAT atctATGGCGATCCCAGTTTCTCCTCCCGTTGGTGTCTCTGGCTTTGGTGTTCCTCAGTGGTCTAGTTGGGGTCTGCGCCTGCTTGTGTCGTAGCTTCACCCCCACCTTTGGTGTGGGGGTTCTTCATCTTCTTGCAG GTCTGTGCTCCCTGGGCACTGTTAGCTGTTTCTTGGCAGGGATGGACTTGCTTCACCAGTACTCCAAACCGCCAGGGGGTGTAGAGGGCTCGTTGGGCTGGTCCCTCTACCTCGCCCTCATCTCCTTCCCTCTGCAGATGATGGCAGCTGCTCTGTTCCTGTGGGCAGCCAAGAGTCACCGCAAGAACTACACACGCATCATTGCTTACAGGGTCGCATAA
- the LOC131466850 gene encoding N-acyl-aromatic-L-amino acid amidohydrolase (carboxylate-forming) B-like codes for MDCVSFPPLSRFAICGGTHGNEMTGIHLLRHLQKHKVEKAGSVSITTVLSNPRAIDACKRYIDTDLNRCFTHTLLRTPVTDSSPYELQRAHELNALVGPKGSEEAVDLICDLHNTTANMGLCVIFNSTDLMALHIYKYIKSKITSVPVRAIETREPISENYSLDSVGKHGFSFEVGPQPNGVLRADVFNVMKEAVDLTIEWIQQFNSGVTFEGGEAETYCPVNKVDYPRDPTTNEITAAIHPELQDNDFKLLQPGDPIFQSFAGETVKHEGKGLHPVFVNECAYYEKRTAFILAEKITLTIPSICVKKDCGESK; via the exons ATGGACTGCGTCTCTTTCCCGCCACTGTCAAGGTTTGCCATTTGTGGTGGCACCCATGGAAATGAGATGACAGGAATACATTTGTTAAGACATCTGCAGAAACACAAAGTCGAAAAGGCGGGATCTGTCTCAATCACCACTGTCCTGTCAAACCCTCGAGCTATAGATGCTTGCAAACGGTACATAGACACAGATCTGAACCGGTGTTTCACACACACCCTGCTGAG AACCCCCGTCACTGATTCGTCGCCCTACGAGTTGCAGCGAGCCCATGAGCTGAATGCTCTAGTTGGGCCAAAAGGAAGCGAGGAGGCAGTGGATCTGATTTGTGATCTCCACAACACCACagcaaacatgggactgtgtgTTATATTTAATTCCACAGACTTGATGGCTCtgcacatttacaaatacataaaG AGCAAGATAACCTCTGTGCCTGTGAGAGCGATTGAGACGAGAGAACCCATCTCTGAGAATTACTCCTTGGACTCAGTGGGCAAACACGGcttct CATTCGAGGTGGGCCCTCAACCTAATGGTGTGCTCAGAGCTGATGTCTTTAACGTGATGAAAGAGGCGGTGGATCTCACAATAGAATGGATTCAGCAATTCAATTCAG GAGTTACTTTTGAAGGCGGTGAGGCAGAAACATATTGTCctgtaaataaagttgactaCCCAAGGGATCCTACCACCAATGAAATCACTGCTGCTATACACCCTGAGCTGCag GATAATGACTTCAAGCTTCTCCAACCCGGTGACCCCATCTTCCAGTCATTTGCAGGAGAGACAGTGAAGCATGAGGGGAAAGGACTTCACCCTGTCTTTGTCAATGAATGTGCCTACTATGAGAAGAGGACAGCTTTCATTTTAGCTGAAAAGATCACGCTGACCATTCCGTCTATATGCGTGAAGAAGGACTGCGGAGAGtctaaataa
- the tacr3l gene encoding tachykinin receptor 3-like: protein MASERDHGSNSTRYLSNQFVQPTWRIALWSVAYSTVLTVAVLGNLVVIWIILAHKRMRTVTSYFLLNLAFADVSMAAFNTLINFIYAAHGEWYFGEVYCRFHNFFPVTAVFASIYSMTAIAIDRYIAIIHPLKPRLSAKATVAVIVCIWSLAVVLALPLCYFSTTRALPHRTLCYVAWPRMADDAFMYHTIVTVLVYVLPVVVMTITYTIVGVTLWGGVIPGDSSENYHRQLRAKRKVVKMMIIVVLTFALCWLPYHVYFIVTGLNKHLSKWKYIQQVYLSVMWLAMSSTMYNPIIYCCLNSRFRAGFKHVFRWCPLVHVASYDELELKNTRLRPGCQNSMCTLSRVDTSILSKDKSTRSHGNRSKLNSELNTKGS, encoded by the exons ATGGCCTCTGAACGGGATCACGGATCCAATTCCACCAGATATCTGAGCAACCAGTTCGTGCAGCCGACGTGGCGCATCGCGCTGTGGTCGGTGGCTTACAGCACCGTGCTCACAGTGGCCGTCCTCGGGAACCTGGTCGTGATTTGGATTATTCTGGCGCACAAGCGCATGAGGACAGTGACCAGCTATTTCCTGCTGAACCTTGCTTTCGCTGACGTCTCCATGGCCGCGTTCAACACCCTCATCAACTTCATCTACGCGGCTCATGGAGAGTGGTACTTTGGAGAAGTCTACTGCAGGTTCCACAACTTCTTCCCCGTCACTGCTGTGTTCGCCAGCATCTATTCCATGACTGCTATAGCCATCGACAG GTACATAGCCATAATCCACCCTCTGAAACCTCGTCTGTCAGCAAAGGCTACTGTGGCCGTCATTGTCTGTATCTGGAGTTTGGCCGTGGTTCTTGCTTTGCCTCTCTGCTACTTTTCCACCACTCGAGCTCTGCCCCACAGAACCCTCTGCTACGTGGCCTGGCCCCGCATGGCTGACGACGCCTTCAT gTATCATACAATAGTGACAGTTCTGGTCTACGTGCTGCCTGTGGTGGTGATGACCATCACTTACACCATCGTGGGTGTGACACTGTGGGGAGGAGTGATCCCTGGAGACTCCTCAGAGAACTATCACAGACAGCTCAGAGCCAAACGGAAG gtggtgaagatgatgatcaTTGTAGTGTTGACTTTTGCCCTGTGCTGGTTGCCGTATCATGTCTATTTCATTGTGACGGGTCTCAACAAGCATCTGAGCAAGTGGAAGTACATCCAGCAGGTTTACCTGTCAGTGATGTGGCTGGCAATGAGCTCCACCATGTACAACCCcatcatctactgctgcctcaacagCAG GTTTCGCGCCGGTTTCAAGCATGTATTCCGCTGGTGTCCACTCGTCCACGTCGCAAGCTATGACGAGCTAGAGCTCAAGAATACAAGACTGCGTCCAGGTTGTCAGAACAGCATGTGCACACTGTCCCGGGTCGACACCAGCATCCTCAGCAAAGACAAGAGCACTCGCTCTCATGGAAACCGGTCAAAACTGAACTCTGAGCTCAATACCAAAGGCAGTTGA